A part of Dermacentor silvarum isolate Dsil-2018 unplaced genomic scaffold, BIME_Dsil_1.4 Seq3465, whole genome shotgun sequence genomic DNA contains:
- the LOC125941807 gene encoding uncharacterized protein LOC125941807 has translation MKKTKEKGTQVYRRRKPVTSTPVKRHCNARRAEGTKRRRQECRKEASFLVSPDASPVACKADRQDTTYEPDNSTCTLEATFADEGDEDEMHANQKDYFLVHRTCLVTLLNQCRTCSSPSCTVNLFTLVHASQQELNVHTHMCTRGQASHLLETSREATLT, from the exons ATGAAGAAAACCAAGGAAAAGGGAACGCAGGTTTATAGGAGGAGGAAGCCCGTGACATCAACGCCAGTGAAGAGGCATTGCAATGCTCGAAGAGCTGAAGGAACGAAGCGACGGCGACAAGAATGTAGAAAGGAGGCCAGCTTTCTCGTCTCGCCTGATGCATCGCCAGTAGCTTGCAAGGCTGACAGGCAGGACACGACATATGAGCCAGATAACTCAACTTGTACTTTGGAAGCAACATTTGCTGATGA AGGTGACGAAGATGAGATGCATGCTAATCAGAAGGACTACTTCCTTGTCCACCGCACCTGCCTGGTCACGCTTCTGAATCAGTGCCGCACTTGTTCGTCACCTTCATGCACAGTGAACCTGTTTACACTGGTACACGCATCACAGCAAGAACTGAATGTCCACACGCACATGTGCACACGTGGTCAAGCCAGCCACTTGTTGGAAACAAGCCGAGAGGCAACATTGACCTGA